The nucleotide sequence ATAACTCAGGAATAATAAATGTATATTTCAGATTTTCTTTCATCAAGTTGTATGTAACTAACCATTCTACCCTAAATGGACACATTTTCTATTAATTTTCATGGCTTGTTTCAGTTTAATTGGAATGATCGAATAAccataaaataaaatgataaaattagtgCTGTTAGAAGTAAAAACACTTATGTTACGTACTCACaaaatgtaaaatcaaacatacATTTCTTAGCTTAATTTTGTTGCACAAAAAAGCAATTGGAAGAATCATttgagaaaaaaaaatttgttctaGAAACCTTAGCCAAACGATGTCAGACGGTCTTATGCTCAACATGTGAGTGGTAATCGAGCTGACCCGGTAAGACGATATTGTTTGGGAAAGTGGTTACACGCCTGAGGAGTTTTCTCTAAGGTTGTGTCTCTGGTATCTTTCACTCTGGCCAAGCAGTTAATTAACCTAAAGCATTTCGGGTACGCTTTGTGCGATTGATGGGAGTTTCTTCATAATGTGTGTGTGGCAAATGAGAGTAGTCGATGACGAATTTGCCGTTAAAAAGATTAAAAAACTTTCTAGTATCTAAAGACAATAAATGGATTTTACAAAAGACAAAGGATCAAGAGACAAGAAGTTGGAGTAAAAAGACAAAGGATATGGTGGGTAAGGTGCATTCAAGTTTTTGAGTAGAAATTCTTCAGTAATAATCATTTTGTTTGTAAATTTGTGTTACTGTTGTATGTTATTTCCATTTTATAATCCTTCACTCACTCACAAACATATTTTGTAATGCAAGAAAAGATAAAGTTTCAAGAGTCAAGATTCAAGGGCCCTCTTTGTGGACCATTTTCATGCTTAAATATTAGTAGTACATTTTGCCAATAGTAAAGACAACTTTTTTTGGTTAGAGGAGTTTAACATCACTTCTTTCCtcgaatcatttgcttatcaaaaAATTAGAAGCTTTATTATTTCTTTTATTTAGATATTTAGATTTAGATTCTACTAAAACCAAACCAAACAAGACTTTCACATAATTACCATTTCTTGTTATGGAAGTAGAAGCTATTATTCTGTAGGACCCATTTGGTTTCAATGACCCAAAACAACTTCAACTCAACAAGAAATTCAACGACCCaaaataatttatttttatttatatattatattttatattgtattatattgtattattattattattatattatatatttattatatattattaaaatacacACAGAATGTACTTTAAAGCATGGATAATTTCAAAAAGTTAATCCCCTTATTCATAGCACTTTACACTAAAACAGATGCCACTAAATTCCAATATGAACAAGTAAACCAACCAACAGTGACCAGCAGAACTGAACTTACATTTTCTTGGTATTTCAAGCATAAATTCAAGTATAAATGATAACATAAGTAATGTTAGTGCTGCAAAGGTGAAATATTTACATTTTCAACCCCTCAAAGTGTCATACTTTGATAAAATATTCCCTATATTTAATTGGAGAAAAGATAAATCTAGTCTATTGTGAATAATAAGAATGACAAGATCATGAAGCAACTAAAACAGAACTTAGAACCAAACTCTAAACTTTCTGGAAAATTAGGTATATTTAAGAATTggatgaattgaagaaaataaacaTCACAAAatcttgaaacataaacaaaacTGGGAAGTAACTTAAAATTGTTCTTGAATGAATTGGAAAaaatgcataaaacttaaaaacagtcTAAACAGAAAGATGAAAAGTGAACTCTCACCTCTCCAATATCCTCTGATAAACAAGCAAAAACGAAGCGCAAACAGCACGATTTCAGATGTTAATCGTCTTCTGGTGCTGGGAGATTAAGATCGATCATATCGTTATAAATTGGTTCGTCGTCTTCAATTGCTGCAAAGTGATTGATCCTATCTACAGAACCATTAAGAAAATGAGACCTTTTGTGACCCCCTAAAGCTTGCCCTGATTTAAACATCCTAAAACAAATTGGGCATTCATGTCCCTTATTCTTTTTTGGCCTCATTTTCTTTTCATATTTAGCCTTTTGATTACGCGCAAATTCAGCATCTGAATTATTGTTCTTTTTGTGACAGGGTCTATGGCCACCAAGTCCTTGAAAAGAACTAAACACTTTGTTGCAATTCATACATTCATACTTGTTTCTTTTCTTAAAAGATGCATCCTTTTCTGGATAATACGAATCATCATCATCTCGAATTCTTTTCTTTAGAGAATCATCATAACCAAATTCCCTAAACAAATTCCTTCTAATTTCTTGCTTCTCTTCATAAGATAAGTTTCTGTAGTTGAATTCGTTCACCCCTTTTGATCCGTTCTGGTGTTGATCGCCATTTTTAAGATGCTCCTCAACTGAAATATCAGATTCAACTTTCTTGATTCCGTTATTCTCAAACGTGCAACTCTCAGTCTCGTTTTTGACTAAAGTCCATTCCTTTTTACTGTTCTTTACCTCAACTGAAGGCAATTTAGTCTCCAAAACAATCGAATTGTTGTCTGATGATTCCACAAATGAATTAACTCCAGCCCAGTTGGTTGAATCTTTAGATAACATCATCAAACACATTGCTACTTCTTCTTGATCAAGCTCATCAATTTCAGAAACAGGTGAAGATTCATAATTGTGATTGCTATTATTATTGTAAGTTAAGGAAAAAGAAGATGGTTTAACTACAACTTTCTTGTACCTTTTTGACTTGGATCTTGTAACACAAACTGGCTCGGTTTCTTCAGTATCCGAATGACTATCTTCGATCAACTTATCTTCATGATCAAGATTCTCACTTGTCCATGAATAATCATAATCCTTGAAACCCCTATCTTTATCAGAATGGAAAGCCATATGACCACATAAAGCTTTTAAAGATTGAAAACCTTTACCACATTGTTTGCAAACTTTCTCATTTGGGAAAGGTAAAGTTGATGATGAAGAACCAACTGCTCTCCAACTCTTTTTTGGGTTCTCTCTTAACCCATAAGAATTTGCATTCCCATTTTCAGTTCCATTTTCATTAATGATTAAAGTTAAGTTCTTTTTAGTAATTGGCTCAAATTTATCATCTGATTCAGCTGAATTagctgctgctgctgttgctgcAGTAGCAGCAATTACATGAGACCTCATATGCCCTCCTAATGATTTTCCACTTGGGTACCTTTTATCACACAACTTACACACAAATCTCATTTCATCCTGATCATCATCCATCTTGAATTCCTGATTTCAAGATTGAATTTTGAGAAATACCCAATtgaaaaaaacaaaaattaaatcAACCCAAAAAATAATAAAGTATAAAGATCAAGTTAAACTTACTACATTTGCTGATTTTTCAACAAACATCTTCTAGGGCTCAAATCCCAACACCACAGACCCACAAATGCTGAGAAACAATTACAAGTGGATCAATAGTCGTACTCCAAAAAGCTCATTAAATTCAGGGAATTTTTGTAGTTCTCGAAGCAGATCATGTCTCACGGAAGTAAAAATTAATCAAATCGAACCCTTGTTTATTGCAATTTGGGGGAACTTCAAGGTTGCAAATCTTTAACAAATCAAGTACTCAAACACCcaaaatcaaaaaataaaaaagCTTAAATGAAAAACACAAAAATCAAACCACTTGCTAATCTGTTCAATTTTTTGTATAGATTAATGAAACCCCATAGTTAAAAATCAAAACTTTATTAAAAAAGATGTAATTTTGGAGCAATGAGAGGTAAGAAGTAGTGAAAAAAGAGATGGGGAATTGAAAACAGACTCCATGAATGACTGTTTCATATGTGTGTATGTTTTCTCTTTCTATATATGAGTTGGGAGTTGTAGTCGGAGGAGAATTTCATGCATGGAAGTAAAGTACTAAAATTAAGAGAGAGAGAATGGCACGTGTAATCAAGAAAGAGAAATTCGTTGATTTGATCGGACGGCCAATAGTTTAAGTTTGATCGAATTCAGAGGATCTCAGAGAGACTTCAGAAACTGCCAGATGATTTTGTTGAGTGAAAACTATTTGTTCCTCTTTGTTGGGTACAATTCAAATACAccttcaattttattttattttcataattaattcatgataaaaataagtaaatattactattaataattacactaattaattttgaattttgcTAATGACAACTTTAAAAGTTATCATTAACACGCTATAAGATATTGTACATGGTGATTACTAGTCATTTTTTTAATGTCGATtatcaatatgtaaaataaaataaaacgtgCTAACGACAACTCATACAGTCCGTCGTTAGCAAAATTGAAATATAACTTCACTTTCTCAGATAATACTTGAACTCACAACATTGATAAGTTCATCATATACCACTATGATAAAGACAATTGAATATATAATACGTCACATAAGTTGATAAATAGTTTTGCTAGTTATCTTTTTAAATTGTTACGATTATATTTTATGTTCAATAATTAATAATTTTCAACAAATTTTTAAAGTGTCTGATTTGAATTTGAATGGATGCTTATCATAATTAGTAGGATTTTAATAAGAACATCtcgatcaataaaattttataaaaaaatatgtgTTTACTTTTTATTAAATTAATGTAAATAttgtatcattaaaactatcacaaGTGCAAGAAATTTCGGGTTCGAATTACCTTTTACCTTTTATTGTATCATTAAAACTTAAATCGATATGAAAGTTACAAAATTTTAAACATAGTATTTATTGATTAGTAAAAAGGTAACTTTAGTTAAATTTACTTAAAAAAGTATTTCTTAGTCCAACATACTTATTATAATTACAAACTATATATGTTTAAGAAAATGTAGTTCTcgaataaaaataaaaaggtaaaTTATACTAgtaattttttattttaaatatcaGGCATACTATACCTTATAGTTAATTGACATAGTTTTGGCAAAACTAATTTTTGAGAAAAAGTGAGAGAATTACCATTTGCTTATGTAAGTTTGTAATGTGAGTTTGAATCTTTGTTGACTTGTTGTGATTCTAAAATTTTTATGTAAGTTTATGCTGTCAGTCTAAGAAATGTCATATCGTTGATTTGTTTTTATTCTTGACTTAAATATAGAAGTCGTATtgtaaatgttagaattcattgatATTAAATCCATAGTAAGTCTCTTTTAACGCTTTGTTAGttagttttattttattatatttgatATTTAAAACAAAAGAAGTGATTTGTCCTATTCTTTAATGCTTGAACATTTCTTTGAAGATGTAGTTTGCAAACGCTTAATAAATAATGGTGACtttagtatataataataataataataataataataataataataataataataataataataataataatattattattattattattattattattattattattattattattattattattattatattaaataataataataataataataataataataatattattattattattattattattattattattattattattattattattattattattattattattattattaatattaatcataataatactcaaGTAAATACAAAACACATCTTGAATCGCATGAGATACAAaaagtataacatcatcattttgacttTTTATATTCAAAAAGGTCCTTTAAATTATATCAATAAGTAGATATAGATAAATATTTCTTGTGAAAATCTTGTCCATGAAAATCGTCTGGTAACTTTGAAAATTATTTTTTTTCATAGGAACTTATATATAACTGTTgcaaaaacatgtgtatcggcagggacatgttagctttgtgttgactttgtcaatccatccagcggtccccggtagtccactggagcctggcgaaacaccatcacacATTTCCCCACAGCATGCCAG is from Rutidosis leptorrhynchoides isolate AG116_Rl617_1_P2 chromosome 10, CSIRO_AGI_Rlap_v1, whole genome shotgun sequence and encodes:
- the LOC139870676 gene encoding zinc finger protein ZAT9-like, yielding MDDDQDEMRFVCKLCDKRYPSGKSLGGHMRSHVIAATAATAAAANSAESDDKFEPITKKNLTLIINENGTENGNANSYGLRENPKKSWRAVGSSSSTLPFPNEKVCKQCGKGFQSLKALCGHMAFHSDKDRGFKDYDYSWTSENLDHEDKLIEDSHSDTEETEPVCVTRSKSKRYKKVVVKPSSFSLTYNNNSNHNYESSPVSEIDELDQEEVAMCLMMLSKDSTNWAGVNSFVESSDNNSIVLETKLPSVEVKNSKKEWTLVKNETESCTFENNGIKKVESDISVEEHLKNGDQHQNGSKGVNEFNYRNLSYEEKQEIRRNLFREFGYDDSLKKRIRDDDDSYYPEKDASFKKRNKYECMNCNKVFSSFQGLGGHRPCHKKNNNSDAEFARNQKAKYEKKMRPKKNKGHECPICFRMFKSGQALGGHKRSHFLNGSVDRINHFAAIEDDEPIYNDMIDLNLPAPEDD